The Bacillus sp. Marseille-Q1617 genome has a segment encoding these proteins:
- the ftsZ gene encoding cell division protein FtsZ produces the protein MLEFDTNLDSLATIKVIGVGGGGNNAVNRMIEHGVQGVEFIAVNTDAQALNLSKAEIKMQIGGKLTRGLGAGANPEVGKKAAEESKEQIEEALRGADMVFVTAGMGGGTGTGAAPVIAQIAREIGALTVGVVTRPFTFEGRKRSNQASGGIAAMKEGVDTLIVIPNDRLLEIVDKSTPMLEAFREADNVLRQGVQGISDLIATPGLINLDFADVKTIMSNKGSALMGIGAASGENRAAEAAKKAVSSPLLETSIDGAQGVLMNITGGTSLSLYEVQEAADIVASASDQDVNMIFGSVINEDLKDDIIVTVIATGFNEEVLQAPKQTRPTFGGVKPNPAPSQQQIKREQPKREEPQQQEPVRSSSNQGAEDTLDIPTFLRNRNRRR, from the coding sequence ATGTTGGAGTTTGATACAAATTTAGATTCATTAGCGACAATAAAAGTTATTGGTGTCGGTGGAGGAGGAAACAACGCTGTAAACCGAATGATCGAGCACGGTGTACAGGGTGTTGAATTCATCGCTGTAAATACAGATGCCCAAGCTCTTAATCTATCAAAAGCAGAAATTAAGATGCAAATCGGCGGCAAATTGACTAGAGGTTTAGGTGCAGGTGCCAATCCTGAAGTCGGTAAGAAAGCTGCTGAAGAAAGTAAAGAGCAGATCGAAGAAGCGTTAAGAGGAGCAGATATGGTCTTCGTTACAGCTGGAATGGGAGGCGGTACCGGAACTGGTGCGGCACCTGTGATTGCTCAGATCGCACGTGAAATCGGTGCATTGACGGTGGGGGTAGTAACCCGTCCATTTACCTTTGAAGGCCGTAAGCGTTCAAACCAGGCAAGCGGCGGTATCGCTGCCATGAAAGAAGGAGTGGATACGTTAATCGTCATCCCTAATGATCGACTTCTTGAAATCGTCGACAAGAGCACTCCGATGCTTGAAGCCTTCAGGGAAGCGGATAACGTATTGAGACAAGGTGTACAGGGTATCTCTGACCTTATCGCTACACCGGGCCTGATCAACCTTGACTTTGCAGATGTTAAAACGATCATGTCCAACAAAGGATCTGCATTAATGGGAATCGGTGCAGCTTCTGGTGAGAATCGTGCTGCAGAGGCTGCGAAGAAAGCAGTTTCCAGTCCATTGCTTGAGACATCGATTGATGGAGCACAGGGTGTTCTGATGAACATCACAGGTGGAACGAGCTTGAGCCTGTATGAAGTACAGGAAGCTGCTGATATCGTCGCTTCAGCATCAGACCAGGACGTAAATATGATCTTTGGTTCTGTCATCAACGAAGACTTAAAAGATGATATCATCGTTACTGTCATCGCTACTGGATTTAACGAAGAAGTTCTTCAAGCGCCAAAGCAGACACGTCCAACATTTGGCGGTGTGAAGCCTAATCCAGCTCCAAGTCAGCAGCAGATCAAGCGTGAACAGCCAAAACGTGAAGAACCTCAACAGCAAGAACCTGTACGTTCTTCGTCTAACCAGGGTGCAGAAGATACACTTGATATTCCGACATTCCTGCGTAACCGTAACCGCAGACGATAA
- a CDS encoding YggT family protein, with amino-acid sequence MAFVYDVLSTLIQLYSWALIIYILMSWFPNARESSIGQFLARICEPYLEPFRRFVPPLGMIDISPIVAFIVLNLAQMGLRQLFLWFI; translated from the coding sequence ATGGCATTTGTTTATGACGTTTTATCTACACTTATTCAGCTTTATTCATGGGCATTAATCATTTATATATTAATGTCATGGTTCCCTAATGCGAGGGAATCTTCCATCGGCCAGTTTTTGGCCAGGATTTGTGAACCTTACCTGGAACCATTCAGACGGTTCGTGCCGCCGCTTGGGATGATCGATATCTCCCCGATCGTTGCATTCATTGTGTTGAATTTGGCACAAATGGGTCTCCGCCAATTATTCCTTTGGTTCATTTGA
- a CDS encoding DivIVA domain-containing protein, which yields MPLTPLDIHNKEFSRGFRGYDEDEVNEFLDQIIKDYEILIREKKETEERLNSLNERLGHFTTIEETLNKSIVIAQEAGEEVKRNATKEAKLIIKEAEKNADRIVNESLSKARKIAIEIEELKKQSKVFRTRFKMLIEAQLDLLDTDDWDRLMEFDLDATELKTLKEEETLS from the coding sequence ATGCCTTTAACGCCATTAGACATACATAACAAGGAGTTTAGTCGTGGCTTTCGCGGTTATGATGAGGATGAGGTTAATGAATTCTTAGATCAAATCATTAAAGATTACGAAATTCTTATCCGTGAAAAGAAAGAAACTGAAGAACGTTTGAATTCCCTTAATGAACGATTAGGTCATTTTACAACCATTGAAGAAACGCTTAACAAATCCATCGTCATCGCTCAAGAAGCAGGGGAAGAAGTAAAGAGGAACGCAACGAAAGAAGCCAAACTGATTATCAAAGAAGCTGAAAAGAATGCAGACAGGATTGTCAATGAATCACTTTCAAAAGCAAGAAAGATCGCGATTGAAATTGAAGAGCTTAAGAAGCAGTCGAAAGTATTCCGCACACGTTTCAAGATGTTGATTGAAGCGCAGCTTGATCTGCTTGATACTGATGATTGGGATCGGTTGATGGAATTTGATTTAGATGCGACTGAATTGAAAACTCTTAAAGAAGAAGAGACTCTTTCTTGA
- a CDS encoding cell division protein SepF, with the protein MGIKSKLKTFFLLDEEEYDYEEDEKFEEEFEEKKKMKTQPVSGSKQNVVSLQSVQKSSKVILVEPRVYAEAQEIADHLKNRRSVLVNLQRIQHDQAKRIVDFLSGTVYAIGGDIQRVGMDIFLCTPDNVEVSGNISEFLKEEDISDSRW; encoded by the coding sequence ATGGGCATTAAATCTAAATTGAAAACCTTCTTCTTGTTAGATGAAGAAGAATATGATTATGAAGAAGATGAGAAGTTCGAAGAGGAATTCGAGGAGAAGAAGAAAATGAAAACACAACCAGTATCCGGATCGAAGCAGAATGTAGTGAGCCTTCAGAGCGTCCAGAAATCCTCCAAGGTGATTCTGGTAGAACCAAGAGTATATGCAGAAGCACAGGAAATTGCAGACCATCTGAAAAATAGGCGTTCAGTGCTTGTGAATCTGCAGCGTATTCAGCATGATCAGGCCAAACGCATTGTCGACTTTCTCAGCGGAACAGTTTACGCGATAGGAGGCGACATTCAGCGTGTAGGTATGGACATCTTCCTTTGTACACCTGATAATGTCGAAGTAAGCGGGAATATTTCAGAATTCCTGAAAGAAGAAGATATATCTGATTCAAGGTGGTAA
- the sigE gene encoding RNA polymerase sporulation sigma factor SigE has protein sequence MKKLKMKFLYFWYKLLIKLGIKTDEIYYIGGSEALPPPLTKEEEEVLLNKLPGGDKAARSLLIERNLRLVVYIARKFENTGINIEDLISIGTIGLIKAVNTFNPEKKIKLATYASRCIENEILMYLRRNNKIRSEVSFDEPLNIDWDGNELLLSDVLGTDEDIITKDLEATVDKKLLFNALHQLSDREKQIMELRFGLMGEEEKTQKDVADMLGISQSYISRLEKRIIKRLKKEFNKMV, from the coding sequence ATGAAAAAATTAAAAATGAAATTTTTATATTTCTGGTACAAATTGTTAATCAAACTTGGAATAAAGACGGATGAAATCTATTACATAGGAGGCAGTGAGGCACTTCCTCCTCCCCTGACAAAAGAAGAGGAAGAAGTCCTTCTGAACAAATTGCCAGGTGGCGATAAAGCGGCACGCTCATTACTCATTGAACGAAATCTGAGATTGGTCGTATATATTGCCAGAAAATTTGAGAACACAGGCATAAACATTGAAGATTTGATCAGTATCGGTACGATTGGATTAATCAAAGCAGTAAACACCTTCAATCCAGAAAAAAAGATCAAACTTGCCACCTATGCATCCAGATGTATTGAAAATGAAATCCTTATGTATCTAAGAAGAAACAATAAAATACGTTCAGAAGTCTCATTTGATGAACCGTTGAATATTGATTGGGATGGAAATGAACTGCTGCTTTCAGATGTCCTTGGGACGGATGAGGATATTATCACGAAAGACCTCGAAGCCACTGTGGATAAGAAATTGTTGTTCAATGCACTCCACCAGCTTTCCGATCGTGAAAAACAAATCATGGAGCTGAGATTCGGCTTGATGGGGGAAGAAGAAAAGACTCAAAAAGATGTGGCGGATATGCTGGGGATTTCACAGTCTTATATCTCCAGGCTCGAGAAAAGGATTATCAAGAGGTTGAAAAAAGAATTCAATAAAATGGTATAA
- the pgeF gene encoding peptidoglycan editing factor PgeF, with product MSNEPFYKETDSYYTIKKWTEEFPGLKAGMTTRLGGNSKGCYDSLNMGLHVGDESQAVVKNRTLISRSLQFPLENWIGAEQTHGNRIHTAIPSDGGKGSLSYSTSIKDTDGFLTDHKNILLTMCYADCVPLYFLDKKTGKIGVAHAGWKGTVDEIGPAMITEFMDEGSLLPDLEVVIGPSICEKCYVVDDRVLNRVKKVLEDGNDLPYNLKEEGQYHLDLKKLNRLLLLQTGLDEQQIHTSGYCSSCSSEFYSFRRDDGKTGRMMSFIGWKEKM from the coding sequence GTGTCTAACGAGCCATTTTACAAAGAAACCGATTCGTATTATACAATTAAGAAATGGACAGAAGAATTTCCCGGGTTGAAAGCTGGTATGACTACAAGACTTGGTGGAAACAGTAAAGGCTGCTATGATTCATTAAATATGGGCCTGCATGTTGGTGATGAAAGCCAAGCTGTTGTAAAAAACAGAACATTGATATCCCGTTCATTACAATTCCCTCTGGAAAACTGGATAGGTGCTGAACAGACACACGGGAACAGGATTCATACAGCGATCCCTTCTGATGGGGGAAAAGGGAGCCTGTCATATTCCACGAGTATCAAAGATACGGATGGTTTTTTGACTGACCATAAAAATATTCTGTTAACGATGTGTTACGCAGATTGTGTCCCTCTATATTTTCTTGATAAAAAGACTGGGAAGATCGGGGTGGCTCATGCTGGCTGGAAGGGAACAGTAGATGAGATAGGACCGGCCATGATAACCGAATTCATGGACGAAGGTTCCCTGCTACCAGATCTTGAAGTCGTCATCGGTCCTTCCATTTGTGAAAAATGCTATGTTGTAGATGACAGAGTATTGAATCGAGTAAAAAAAGTACTAGAAGATGGTAACGACTTGCCCTATAATTTAAAGGAAGAGGGGCAGTATCATTTGGATTTGAAGAAGTTGAACAGACTCCTTCTGCTTCAAACCGGTTTAGATGAACAGCAAATCCATACTTCTGGTTATTGTTCTTCCTGCAGCAGTGAATTTTACTCTTTCCGAAGAGATGATGGAAAGACAGGAAGAATGATGAGTTTTATAGGCTGGAAGGAGAAAATGTAA
- a CDS encoding YlmC/YmxH family sporulation protein → MVRISEFQIKDVVNISDGRKLGNIGDIEINLDTGRIEAIVIGGGGKLLGFFGKDEDIVIPWKSIVKIGEDVILVRHKESHYIQGQLEEPKESS, encoded by the coding sequence GTGGTACGAATATCTGAATTCCAAATTAAAGACGTGGTCAATATATCGGATGGAAGAAAGTTAGGGAATATTGGAGACATTGAAATCAATTTGGATACGGGCAGGATTGAAGCGATCGTGATCGGGGGAGGCGGTAAGCTGCTTGGGTTCTTTGGGAAAGATGAGGATATTGTCATACCGTGGAAAAGTATCGTGAAAATTGGTGAAGACGTCATACTGGTCCGGCATAAAGAAAGCCATTATATACAAGGTCAGCTTGAGGAACCCAAAGAATCTTCGTGA
- the ileS gene encoding isoleucine--tRNA ligase — protein MEYKDTLLMPKTEFPMRGNLPKREPETQKKWEEMDIYKKVQDRTNGRPLFVLHDGPPYANGNLHMGHALNKILKDFIVRYKSMNGFHAPYVPGWDTHGLPIEQALTNKGVKRKEMTVAEFRKLCEEYAYEQVDIQRTQFKQLGVRGDWENPYITLKPEYEAQQIKVFGDMAKKGYIYKGKKPVYWSPSSESALAEAEIEYQDKRSPSIYVGFSVTDGKGILEEGTQFIIWTTTPWTIPANLGIAVHQDLTYVVVSVNDNSYVVAEDLVEDVVENLDWEGYEVTKKIKGAELERLKAKHPLYDRESLVILGDHVTTDSGTGCVHTAPGHGEDDFLVGKKYGLEVLCPVDDKGVMTSEAPGFEGLFYDKANKPITEKLEEAGALLKLNFITHSYPHDWRTKKPVIFRATAQWFASIDKFRDELLQAVKDTKWVPSWGETRLFNMVRDRGDWCISRQRAWGVPIPVFYAENGEEIITDETINHVSGLFNEHGSNIWFEKEAKDLLPEGFSHEGSPNGQFTKEQDIMDVWFDSGSSHQAVLEARDDLQRPADLYLEGSDQYRGWFNSSLTTGVAVTGKAPYKGVLSHGFALDGEGRKMSKSLGNVVVPEKVMKQLGADILRLWVASVDYQSDVRVSDPILKQVAEVYRKIRNTYRFLLGNLADFDPKADAVSYEKLREVDQFMMVKLNDLVKNVKKSYDNYEFASIYHAVNNFCTLDLSSFYLDFAKDVLYIEAKDNYERRAMQTVLYEALVVLAKLMSPILSHTADEVWAHVPGVEEESVQLTDMPESKELPNADSLKEKWNAFLELRDDVLKALEEARNQKLIGKSLTAKVTLYVNEETKSLLNSISEDLKQLFIVSAIEIGGGANDAPEHALKVGQNSIVVEKAEGETCDRCWVVTPTVGEDKDHPDLCTRCASVVKENYSHLA, from the coding sequence ATGGAGTATAAAGATACTTTATTAATGCCGAAAACTGAGTTTCCAATGAGAGGGAACTTACCTAAAAGAGAACCTGAAACGCAAAAGAAATGGGAAGAAATGGATATCTACAAAAAGGTTCAAGATCGCACGAACGGACGCCCGCTATTTGTCCTTCATGATGGACCTCCATATGCAAATGGAAATCTTCACATGGGCCACGCATTGAATAAAATCCTTAAGGATTTCATCGTGCGTTACAAATCGATGAACGGGTTCCATGCACCATATGTACCAGGCTGGGATACACACGGACTCCCAATTGAGCAGGCACTTACGAATAAGGGCGTGAAGCGTAAAGAGATGACGGTCGCAGAATTCCGTAAACTTTGCGAAGAGTACGCTTATGAGCAAGTAGATATCCAGCGCACTCAATTTAAACAATTGGGAGTCCGCGGTGACTGGGAAAATCCTTATATCACATTAAAACCTGAATATGAGGCGCAGCAAATCAAGGTGTTTGGCGACATGGCTAAGAAAGGCTATATCTACAAGGGGAAAAAGCCAGTTTACTGGTCTCCTTCAAGTGAATCTGCATTAGCCGAAGCCGAGATCGAATATCAGGACAAACGTTCACCATCCATTTATGTAGGGTTCAGCGTAACCGATGGAAAAGGAATCCTTGAAGAAGGTACCCAGTTCATCATCTGGACGACAACTCCATGGACAATTCCTGCCAACCTTGGGATCGCGGTTCATCAGGACCTCACATACGTTGTTGTATCGGTTAATGACAATTCCTATGTAGTGGCTGAAGACCTTGTGGAAGATGTTGTTGAAAATCTAGACTGGGAAGGTTATGAAGTAACGAAAAAAATCAAAGGGGCTGAGCTTGAGCGCCTTAAAGCTAAACATCCGCTATATGACCGCGAATCCCTGGTCATCCTTGGGGATCACGTTACTACCGACTCAGGTACAGGCTGTGTACACACTGCACCGGGCCACGGGGAAGATGACTTCCTTGTCGGGAAGAAATACGGATTGGAAGTACTCTGCCCTGTTGATGATAAAGGTGTAATGACTTCTGAAGCCCCAGGCTTTGAAGGGCTGTTCTATGACAAAGCAAACAAACCGATCACCGAGAAGTTGGAGGAAGCAGGAGCATTATTGAAGCTTAACTTCATCACGCATTCATATCCACATGACTGGCGTACAAAAAAACCTGTTATTTTCAGAGCGACAGCACAATGGTTCGCGTCCATCGATAAATTCCGCGATGAGCTCCTTCAAGCTGTCAAGGATACGAAATGGGTCCCAAGCTGGGGAGAAACCCGTCTCTTCAATATGGTGAGAGACCGCGGCGACTGGTGTATATCAAGACAGCGTGCCTGGGGTGTCCCAATTCCGGTATTCTACGCTGAAAATGGCGAAGAAATCATCACAGATGAAACCATCAATCATGTTTCTGGTTTATTCAACGAGCATGGTTCAAATATCTGGTTTGAAAAAGAAGCGAAAGATCTGCTTCCAGAAGGATTTTCTCATGAAGGAAGCCCTAATGGCCAGTTCACTAAAGAGCAGGACATCATGGATGTTTGGTTTGACTCAGGTTCTTCCCACCAGGCAGTTCTTGAAGCACGTGATGACCTGCAGCGTCCTGCAGACCTTTACCTTGAAGGCTCCGATCAATATCGCGGATGGTTCAATTCATCCTTGACGACAGGTGTTGCTGTTACGGGGAAAGCACCTTATAAAGGCGTATTGAGTCATGGTTTTGCGCTTGACGGTGAAGGAAGAAAGATGAGTAAATCACTTGGAAATGTAGTTGTTCCTGAAAAAGTCATGAAACAACTGGGTGCAGATATCCTGCGCCTTTGGGTAGCTTCGGTTGACTATCAATCAGATGTCCGTGTATCTGATCCAATCTTAAAGCAAGTAGCTGAAGTTTATAGGAAAATCCGTAACACTTACCGCTTCCTGCTTGGTAACTTAGCTGATTTTGATCCGAAGGCCGATGCGGTCTCCTATGAAAAGCTCCGTGAAGTCGATCAGTTCATGATGGTGAAGTTGAATGACTTAGTGAAAAATGTGAAAAAATCTTATGACAACTATGAATTTGCAAGCATCTATCATGCTGTGAATAACTTCTGTACACTTGATTTGAGCTCATTCTATCTCGATTTCGCTAAAGATGTGCTTTACATCGAAGCAAAAGACAACTATGAGCGCAGAGCGATGCAGACGGTATTGTATGAAGCTCTAGTTGTTCTTGCTAAATTAATGTCACCGATCCTTTCACATACAGCAGACGAAGTTTGGGCTCATGTTCCTGGTGTGGAGGAAGAAAGTGTACAATTAACAGATATGCCTGAATCCAAGGAACTTCCTAATGCAGATTCACTTAAGGAAAAATGGAATGCCTTCCTTGAGCTGAGAGATGATGTATTAAAAGCGTTGGAAGAAGCGCGTAACCAAAAGCTGATCGGTAAGTCGTTAACAGCAAAAGTCACTCTTTACGTTAATGAAGAAACAAAATCTTTATTGAATTCAATTTCAGAAGACCTGAAACAATTGTTTATCGTTTCAGCCATTGAAATCGGCGGTGGAGCAAATGATGCACCGGAACATGCCTTAAAAGTCGGACAAAACAGCATTGTCGTTGAAAAAGCGGAAGGCGAAACTTGTGACCGCTGCTGGGTAGTCACTCCGACAGTAGGAGAAGACAAAGATCACCCAGACCTTTGTACGAGATGTGCTTCCGTCGTCAAAGAAAATTATTCCCACTTAGCATAA
- the spoIIGA gene encoding sigma-E processing peptidase SpoIIGA — protein MTLYLDVIWLLNVCVDFMLLWLTGLLLKRQFALWRIAIGSLIGSAIIILSFSPYAYVAGNPLVKLLFSLIMVYSSFGYKRFRYYLTNLLMFYFVTFLTGGILIGAHYFLTFDPGAETTVLLASIKGFGDPISWVFVMIAFPLAWYFSKGRMDSVEHVKIQYDQLVDVTIIIGDYEFSVKGLVDSGNQLQDPISKAPVMIVSTTSLKDTVPEEVKMLCEEAEDIFSGQTNLEVQWSDRLRIVPAQSVGRKSQLLAAIKPDSIILKDHESSWSSSGLIVFRQEPLSADESFGAIVHPRMASGKPVQNVS, from the coding sequence TTGACCTTATATTTAGATGTCATCTGGTTGTTGAATGTATGTGTGGATTTTATGTTGCTCTGGCTGACAGGTTTGCTCCTCAAAAGACAATTCGCTCTCTGGAGGATAGCGATAGGAAGTCTGATCGGTTCTGCCATTATAATACTTTCCTTTTCACCCTATGCCTATGTTGCCGGGAATCCTTTGGTTAAGCTGCTGTTTTCACTGATCATGGTTTATTCGTCATTTGGTTATAAGAGATTTCGTTACTATCTTACGAATCTTCTTATGTTTTATTTTGTCACTTTTCTGACAGGTGGAATCCTCATTGGTGCCCATTACTTCCTTACGTTTGATCCTGGAGCGGAGACGACCGTACTTTTGGCAAGTATCAAGGGATTTGGAGATCCAATCAGCTGGGTATTCGTCATGATTGCATTTCCACTTGCTTGGTATTTCTCGAAAGGCAGGATGGATAGTGTGGAGCACGTTAAGATCCAATACGATCAACTAGTGGATGTCACCATCATTATCGGGGATTATGAATTCAGCGTAAAGGGACTTGTGGACAGCGGCAATCAGCTGCAGGATCCTATATCAAAGGCACCCGTGATGATCGTTTCCACAACATCTTTAAAGGATACAGTCCCTGAAGAAGTGAAAATGTTATGTGAAGAAGCGGAGGACATCTTCTCGGGTCAAACAAACCTCGAAGTACAATGGTCTGACCGATTAAGAATCGTACCTGCCCAGTCGGTCGGAAGGAAAAGCCAGCTTTTAGCAGCAATTAAGCCTGATTCCATCATTTTAAAAGATCATGAATCCTCCTGGTCATCAAGCGGCTTGATCGTCTTCAGGCAGGAACCGCTCTCGGCTGATGAAAGCTTTGGAGCGATCGTTCATCCCAGAATGGCTTCAGGGAAGCCGGTACAGAATGTTTCATAG
- the sigG gene encoding RNA polymerase sporulation sigma factor SigG has product MTRNKVEICGVDTSKLPVLKNEEMRVLFKQMQAGDISAREKLVNGNLRLVLSVIQRFNNRGEYVDDLFQVGCIGLMKSIDNFDLGQNVRFSTYAVPMIIGEIRRYLRDNNPIRVSRSLRDIAYKALQVREKLMGETSKEPTAEEIAKVLDVPHEEIVFALDAIQDPVSLFEPIYNDGGDPIFVMDQLSDERNRDFHWIEEIALQEGMRRLNDREKLIISKRFFQGKTQMEVADEIGISQAQVSRLEKAAIKQMNKNIQ; this is encoded by the coding sequence ATGACACGTAATAAAGTTGAGATTTGTGGTGTAGATACTTCCAAATTACCAGTATTGAAAAATGAAGAAATGAGAGTCCTTTTCAAACAAATGCAAGCAGGCGATATATCCGCAAGAGAAAAGCTTGTGAATGGAAATTTACGCCTCGTCTTAAGTGTAATTCAACGCTTTAACAACCGTGGTGAGTATGTTGATGACTTGTTTCAAGTCGGGTGTATCGGATTGATGAAATCTATCGACAATTTTGATTTAGGTCAAAATGTACGGTTCTCCACCTATGCAGTACCGATGATAATAGGAGAGATACGTCGTTATCTGCGTGACAATAACCCGATCCGTGTCTCGCGCTCTCTGCGTGACATTGCTTACAAAGCGTTACAAGTGAGAGAAAAGCTGATGGGTGAAACCTCCAAAGAACCTACTGCAGAAGAGATTGCCAAGGTTTTGGATGTCCCGCATGAAGAAATTGTTTTTGCTCTGGATGCAATCCAGGATCCGGTTTCCTTGTTTGAGCCCATTTATAATGACGGAGGCGATCCGATCTTTGTAATGGACCAGCTCAGCGATGAACGAAACCGTGATTTCCACTGGATAGAGGAAATCGCCTTGCAAGAAGGTATGCGAAGATTGAATGATCGGGAAAAGCTGATTATCAGTAAACGCTTTTTTCAAGGAAAAACTCAAATGGAAGTAGCAGACGAAATAGGGATTTCACAAGCTCAAGTATCTCGATTAGAAAAAGCAGCCATAAAACAAATGAATAAGAATATTCAATAA
- a CDS encoding YggS family pyridoxal phosphate-dependent enzyme, producing the protein MRVEENLKIIQDNINEACSRSGRKPGDINIVAVTKYVSTKRAEEALQAGLIHLGENRDSGLLSKWEELKDEPEWHFIGTLQSKKVKNIIDKVSYIHSLDRLSLAKEIHKRADRPISCFVQVNVSGEDSKHGMPPQEVEDFIRRLQDYPSVRVIGLMTMAPNTDDEGFLRKCFRTLRDLQEKIHSLDLSNAPCTELSMGMSNDYTIAIEEGATFIRIGSALVGND; encoded by the coding sequence ATGAGAGTTGAAGAAAACCTGAAAATCATACAGGATAACATTAACGAGGCTTGCAGCAGGAGTGGAAGAAAGCCTGGAGATATTAATATTGTCGCCGTAACCAAGTATGTTTCGACAAAAAGAGCCGAGGAAGCCCTGCAGGCCGGGTTGATTCATTTAGGTGAAAACAGGGATTCAGGCCTCCTGTCCAAATGGGAAGAGCTGAAAGATGAACCCGAATGGCATTTCATCGGTACACTTCAATCTAAGAAGGTTAAGAATATCATTGACAAAGTATCATACATACACTCCTTGGACAGGTTATCCCTGGCCAAGGAAATTCATAAAAGAGCGGACAGGCCTATATCTTGTTTCGTTCAGGTGAATGTATCGGGAGAGGATTCAAAACATGGCATGCCTCCCCAGGAAGTAGAAGACTTCATCAGAAGACTGCAAGATTACCCTTCAGTAAGGGTGATCGGATTAATGACGATGGCGCCTAACACTGATGATGAAGGATTTTTAAGAAAGTGCTTCCGTACCTTACGAGACCTTCAGGAGAAGATCCATTCCTTGGACTTATCAAATGCACCATGTACAGAGCTATCAATGGGGATGAGTAATGATTACACGATTGCGATTGAAGAAGGAGCTACTTTTATCCGTATTGGATCAGCGTTAGTTGGAAATGACTGA
- a CDS encoding RNA-binding protein, which yields MSIYQHFRQDEKEFVDSVLQWREQVESQYAPKRTDFLDPRQQHIVKSIIGQNEQVLLSFFPEHTERKRALLYPSYFQPEEEDYGIRLFEIEYPSKFVTIEHRQVLGSIMSLGLKRDKFGDILTNQQKVQLILAEEISEFVRMELNEIGKAKVTLQSVPFTELIETGEKWQEKVTTVSSLRLDVVLSAVYNISRQKAQTYIKSNLVKLNWKITENPSMEVETGDVLSVRGYGRSKLISIEGRTKREKWRISLGILK from the coding sequence ATGTCCATATATCAGCATTTCAGACAGGATGAAAAAGAATTCGTTGACAGTGTGCTCCAGTGGAGAGAGCAAGTGGAAAGTCAATATGCACCTAAACGGACGGACTTTCTTGATCCCAGGCAGCAGCACATAGTAAAGTCGATCATCGGGCAGAATGAACAGGTGCTGCTATCCTTTTTTCCAGAACATACAGAAAGGAAAAGGGCTTTGCTGTATCCCTCCTATTTCCAGCCTGAAGAAGAAGATTATGGTATACGCTTATTCGAGATTGAGTACCCAAGTAAGTTTGTTACAATAGAACATAGGCAAGTATTAGGAAGTATCATGTCTTTGGGTCTAAAGCGTGATAAATTTGGCGATATCCTGACAAATCAACAAAAAGTCCAGCTGATTCTCGCCGAAGAGATCTCTGAATTCGTCAGAATGGAATTAAATGAGATCGGGAAAGCAAAAGTGACATTACAATCCGTCCCTTTTACAGAATTGATCGAGACAGGCGAAAAGTGGCAGGAGAAAGTAACGACTGTGAGTTCACTTAGACTGGATGTTGTGCTCTCAGCAGTTTATAATATTTCACGTCAGAAGGCTCAAACCTACATCAAAAGCAACCTTGTGAAACTGAATTGGAAGATCACAGAAAATCCCTCCATGGAAGTCGAAACAGGAGACGTATTGTCAGTAAGAGGTTACGGAAGAAGTAAGCTTATTTCGATCGAAGGCAGGACCAAACGGGAAAAATGGCGAATTTCTTTAGGGATTCTCAAATAA